In the genome of Cuculus canorus isolate bCucCan1 chromosome 28, bCucCan1.pri, whole genome shotgun sequence, one region contains:
- the LOC104066214 gene encoding claw keratin-like codes for MSCSSLCIPSCGVATPAPLADSCNEPCVRQCPDSTVVIQPPASVVTFPGPILSSFPQQSVVGSAGAPGVAGGYGGTFGSRGGYGGYGGSWGYGGLGGYGGYGGAWGYGGLGGYGGYGNCGLYGGYGGYGSYGYGGWRRGHRYLSGSCGPC; via the coding sequence ATgtcctgctccagcctgtgCATCCCTTCCTGTGGGGTGGCCACCCCAGCCCCGCTGGCTGACTCCTGCAACGAGCCCTGCGTGCGCCAGTGCCCCGACTCCACGGTGGTGATCCAGCCTCCAGCTTCGGTGGTCACCTTCCCCGGTCCCATCCTCAGCAGTTTCCCACAGCAAAGTGTTGTTGGGTCAGCAGGAGCCCCTGGTGTTGCAGGGGGCTATGGAGGCACCTTTGGAAGCCGTGGTGGCTATGGAGGCTACGGGGGCTCTTGGGGGTATGGAGGCCTTGGGGGTTACGGAGGCTATGGAGGCGCATGGGGATACGGAGGCCTTGGGGGCTATGGGGGCTATGGCAATTGTGGCCTTTATGGGGGTTACGGAGGCTATGGGAGCTACGGATACGGCGGCTGGCGCCGAGGCCACAGGTACCTCAGTGGCAGCTGTGGGCCCTGCTAA